GAGTTTTCAAAAAATAAAAATACAATCTTAGGGAATTTAGGTAAATGGCGGATGGAAAGTAATTCCTTTGCTGTAGTATGATTGATACCACGTGGGGAACGCGGTGAAAAATTGAGGCCTACAAAATCCACACCGAGTTCGTAACATAACTCAAGTGTGGGCAGATCTCGGATTCCGCAGATTTTGATTTTGTAATTGGTTCCCATCGAGAACCAGATTGATTCAGCTCAAATCAGAGGCAATCGAACCTTTGTATCCAAAGTGTAAAAATTTAAGGAAACTGTCTTGGTATACAAGCATGTCCTGTTTGGAAATCCCTTGCCTTACCATTTGAACAAAGATATTCAGAAAAAAGGATAAGATATTACGGACCACAAACTCATCCACTTCACCTTTATAACTCGGATTTTTTTGTTTGAAGGTTGAATACTGCTCAAAATTGATTTTGGTAAGCCTAGTAAGGACAGTTTCTGGAAATTCTTCCAAATGTGACCCTTGTGCTTTTGTGAGGAGCAAGATAAAATCATCTCGATTGGAATCAACATAGTCGAGAGCAATATGAAATCTTTCTTTCCATGTCTCATAACTATCGTTAAATCTTTTTTCAAAATAATCTGGGTGTGATACATACGCGAACGCTTTTTCGAGACCTGACAATATAGGTTGTAAGATCTCTGTGAGCAAGTGTTCTTTGTTTTCAAAGTAATTGTAGATATTACTCGTGGAGACTTTTGCTTTTTTTGCAATGGTTCTCATACTGGCTTTTTCAAAACCAAGTTGGATGAACTCTTCACGAGCAGCTTGTAGTATTTCTTTTCTGGTGTGTTCTTTTGGAGTTTGCATAGTCCTGAACGTCGTTTCCTAAAAGAACAATCTCGTTCAGGATTCATTTGTAAAGTCCAATTTTACATCTTTATTGTATTTTGTATTAAATTTGCCACAATTCCATAAAGTCGAAAACTCCCTAACACCAAAATCGGTGTTCTGCCTTGGAATAAAGGAACAAGTCCCTCAGTTGATCTTTGTCGGTGCGTTCGCTCCCTTAGGCCATACTTTGGCTCTGGAAACCTTCCAAAACCCTCTCCCTCCCATAGAACTAGGGTTTCGAGGGAAACTTCAGGTAGAACCTCTAGGATCCCGTTTAAGTCTTTGTCGGGGAGGCTACCAACGAGGAGGTGGAATCGGGGATGTGATTTTGAGAATTCGAGAGTGGTTGTCCTCACTGCGTCCGGGTTATGGGAAGGGTCAAAAACGACTAACGGTGAATTAACCAACACCTCCATCCTTCCCTTGGGTTTTGTGAAATCCGAAAACAAAAATGAATTTAAGACTTCTTTTTTCTCTGGAAAAATGTGTTCGATGATACTTTTGGCATAAAGAAAGTTAGTTTCCAGGTAACTTTCTTTAGGTGGTGTATTGAAAACAAAAAGTGGAACTTCTTCTTTTCTCGGTCGGTTTTGAATGGAATGTGATAACGAATTTACTTCTTCCAACATAGCAAAAAGTGAGTTTGTATTATGATTTATGATGCCTAATTTTTCATTACAGATGGATTCTTTTGTATCGCCTAAAATTTCAGAATGATCTAGACCAATTTTTGTAAGAACAATATGATTCGCTTCTACAAGTTTTGTCGCATCAAGCCTTCCTCCAAGGCCTGCTTCCCAAATTTCAATGTCCATTTTTTGGCTTTGGAAAAATTGGTAAGTAAAAAGAGTTAAAAATTCAAAATAAGATAATTGTTCGATGAATTTACGATTTGGAACAAAAATAGTTTGGAAACATTTTTCAACAGATTCTATGTTTGGAAGGTCCGGTTTCCCATTGGTCACAATTTGAAATCGTTCTAATGGAGAAACTAAATGTGGTGATGTGTACAATCCTACTTTATAACCTAGTTTAGAAAACAAACAAGCTAAGTAGTGTGAGGTGGATCCTTTCCCATTGGTTCCTACGACGCTAATTCGTATTGGTGAATGGGTTTTATGAACCGAATTTTCATTAAAAAAATCAAAAACAATTTTTAAACCATCCAAAGTATAGGATTTGAATACATTGAAATTTCTTGTTTTTTCAATGTTTTGTCTTTGGTTTAAAAACTCTATAAACTGCATGGATAAAAATTTTGATGATTCGTCAGAAACGTTCATTTCCTTTTTTTTAATTGATTGAACAAAATGGATTCAACTTGTTTGATCCATTTTTTTTTGGCAGTTATATTGGTGAATAGTTCAAATTGTCTGATCCCTTGGTAGAGTAACATATAATAACCTGGGATAATCTCAGCCTTTTTTTTCTTTGCTTCTTTTACAAGATCTGTCTCGAGTGGATTATAAACAATGTCGAATAAC
The sequence above is a segment of the Leptospira sp. WS39.C2 genome. Coding sequences within it:
- a CDS encoding TetR/AcrR family transcriptional regulator, with product MQTPKEHTRKEILQAAREEFIQLGFEKASMRTIAKKAKVSTSNIYNYFENKEHLLTEILQPILSGLEKAFAYVSHPDYFEKRFNDSYETWKERFHIALDYVDSNRDDFILLLTKAQGSHLEEFPETVLTRLTKINFEQYSTFKQKNPSYKGEVDEFVVRNILSFFLNIFVQMVRQGISKQDMLVYQDSFLKFLHFGYKGSIASDLS
- a CDS encoding bifunctional folylpolyglutamate synthase/dihydrofolate synthase; its protein translation is MNVSDESSKFLSMQFIEFLNQRQNIEKTRNFNVFKSYTLDGLKIVFDFFNENSVHKTHSPIRISVVGTNGKGSTSHYLACLFSKLGYKVGLYTSPHLVSPLERFQIVTNGKPDLPNIESVEKCFQTIFVPNRKFIEQLSYFEFLTLFTYQFFQSQKMDIEIWEAGLGGRLDATKLVEANHIVLTKIGLDHSEILGDTKESICNEKLGIINHNTNSLFAMLEEVNSLSHSIQNRPRKEEVPLFVFNTPPKESYLETNFLYAKSIIEHIFPEKKEVLNSFLFSDFTKPKGRMEVLVNSPLVVFDPSHNPDAVRTTTLEFSKSHPRFHLLVGSLPDKDLNGILEVLPEVSLETLVLWEGEGFGRFPEPKYGLRERTHRQRSTEGLVPLFQGRTPILVLGSFRLYGIVANLIQNTIKM